A stretch of DNA from Methanocalculus natronophilus:
GTCCAAGGGTGAACCCGTGATCCATTGGGATTATCACTGTTCTCCCGGTATTTCGATCCATTATCCGTTCAAGCCGGATCTCTTTTCCAATCATGATTCAACCTATCCCTACTATTTCACGAGCCTCGTCAGCTGACCGCTCCTCCATCAGGACCATGCGTGCGGCCCTGAGGAAGGCTGCCGGGTCCGGATGCTGGAAGACATTTCTTCCAATGGAGATTCCTGCTGCACCGCCAAGCATTGCGCCTTCAATCAGGTCAAGCATCGCTGCATCGTCGGTCTTAGATCCGCCTGCCACAACCACCGGGACACTGCATCCTTCTGTGACCTCACGGAATGAATCGGGATCTCCGGTATAGACGGTCTTGACGATATCCGCACCGAGTTCAGAGGCGACACGGGCAGCAAGTTTCACGTACTCCACATCATTTTCATCTGCGATCTTTCTCCCCCTTGGATACATCATCGCCAGAAGAGGCATTCCCCATTCCATGCATTCTATGGCAATCCTCCCGAGGTCATGTATCATTGATGCCTCGGAATCCGCACCGATATTCACATGCACCGATACGGCATCTGCACCCATCTTCAGTGCATGGGTGGGTGAATTGACAATAACCTTGTTATTTGGATCCGGGCCAAGCGAGGTGCTGGCAGAGAGGTGGAGTATTAACCCGATATCCTCACCTGATCGCCTGTGTCCATGGAGGGCAAGCCCCACATGCCCAAGCACTGCGGTGGCTCCTCCTTCTGCAACCGCATCAACTGTGCCGCAGAGGTCGATCAAACCCGGTATCGGGCCCTGGGATACCCCGTGGTCAAGCGGGACAATGATCATTTTGCCCGATCTCCGATCCATGATACGTTCCATCCTGATATCCTTACCATACATAGTATAATCACAACCTTTTGACGCCCTTGAACGGATGAATGTATTCCGTTCGCTCCAGGCGTATCAAAAAAACCAATAAAATGGATAAAAAGCCCTGGCTGGAGGGTTTGCGTTTAAGAAATCGTCTGCGGATAGTAAAGAAGCTGCGCTACCAGTGATAAAAGCATTCACCGGCAAAAAAACATCCACCACGCATTACTACTATGATTGACACCATTTCTATAAATACCTGTGGGTGGCTCGCTCCGTGGCATTCATACTTGGTGATGGTGAACGTGTACGTAGCGGAAACTATGTTGGTGGGAGGGTTAGGCGATCAGACAATCCGGCAATGAACGTTCACGGCTCCGAATCATCCTGATGGTCTCGACTATCGGGTCATTTCTGACTCCCCTGATCGGATCCATGGTGGTGCTTGCCCTGCCGCAGATGGCAGCAGAATATTCTGCAAATGCCATTCTGGTTGGATGGGTGCCAACGATTTACATCCTGGTAACGGCGATGTTTCTCATCCCTATCGGGAGGATCAGCGATATATATGGAAGAAAGAAGGTCTTTCTTGCCGGGATTCTGATCATCGCGCTCTCCTCGTTCTGTGCCCCGTTTTCACCATCATTTCCCTTCCTCATCGCATGCCGGGCACTGCAGGGGATAGGGAGCGCCTGCATCTTTGGAACATCGGTTGCTATCGTCTCCTCGGCATTTCGGAAAGAAGAACTCGGCAGGGCTCTTGGGATAAATGTGACAGGTGTCTATGCCGGTCTTGCGCTTGGCCCGCTTATCGGTGGTCTTCTTACCCAGTATCTTGGATGGCGCAGCATCTTTTTTGTCATGGTGCCGGTCTGCATCCTGATCACTATCATTGTTTGCCGGTTCATTCACGAGGAGTGGATTGATCCCAAATCCCCGCAATTTGATCTCCCTGGCAGTATACTCTATGCAACTCTCGTCTTCTTCGGAGTCACCGGCATCACCATGATCACGCAGCCAGCAGGGGTCATTGCACTCTTTATCTCACTCATCCTGCTTGCCGTCTTCATCCGCCATGGCATGCGGACACCGTTTCCGGTTTTTGATCCCCGGATATTCCTGCAAAACCGGGTCTTTGCCCTCTCAAATACTGCAGCCCTGATCAATTACAGCTCCACGTTTGCAATCTCCTTCCTTCTTAGCCTCTATCTCCAGATAGTGAAGGGGTTCTCTCCACAGTCTGCAGGCCTGATACTTATTGCCCAGCCATTGATGCAGGTGCTCTTCTCACCATGGGCCGGACGACTCTCTGACCGGTATGAACCAGGCATTGTTGCATCCCTTGGCATGGGATTAAATGCACTTGGTCTCTTTGCACTGTCGTCAATTACCGGAGAAACAGGGATTTTGATGCTCATTATGGCTCTCCTCTTCATCGGGTCTGGCATGGCCCTCTTCTCCTCTCCAAATACAAATGCGGTGATGCGATCGGTTACACCAGGAGAGTATGGCGTTGCATCAGCCACCATGGCTACCATGAGACAGGCTGGAATGGCGTTCTCAATGGGTATCACACTCTTCCTCTTCACAATCTACATCGGGCAGGCTGAGATCGGGCCCTCGGAGGCTGCCGCTCTTGTCTCTGCCCAACAGGTGGCTTTCTGGATCTATGCCCTGCTCTGCATCGTGGGTGTTCTGATCTCCCTTGTCCGGGTCCGGCATCCCTGAAGTATGCAAAGGAACCAGTGAGAGGCGGGCCAGGGGATCATATCCGGCAGCTCAGAAAAGCTACTATACCCTGCCAAGAAGGCGTCTCGTATAATCTGTTGCAAGAAACATAACCCCCTGCATCCAGACAATAAGAAAATCGCGTGCAACCGCAAGAAGTGACTCATCGGGAAACTGGGCGTTCCTGACATTCCGAATTGAGTAGTAGGCTAAGAGCAGCCAGATGACTGCAACCGAGGACTGGCCGATAACCGATATCCAGAGGCCCAGTGATGCAAAGATGAAGGAGAGAGAGAATGCAAGCAGGCTTGTAAAACTCGCGGTAAAGAAGTTGACCACAGCACCACGATGGAGCACGTCCTGCAGCTGGGGCAGCAGCATGACTGCCAGAAGGAACGTGATGATCGTAATTGCAATATCCTGCCAGGCCATATATTCTCCAGGTGAGATAAGAGATCACTCTTCTCTCAAAAAACCAACCAGTACTCTTGACGTCCATCCATATGAAGCAGATCAGGTTTCTGGTGTGAGAATGCCGGATCTGCTCTGTGCATGTCAGGCAGAAAGAAGGTACTCAGATGGATGTAATACAGGCAGCATCACTGGAGAAGCGGTATGGGACACTGAAGGCAGTCGACGGCATCAGCTTCTCGGTTAAAAAGGGCGAAATATTTGGTTTCCTTGGCCCAAACGGCGCCGGAAAGACGACCGCAATGAAGATGATCCATTGTGTCTCCGAACGAACCAGTGGAGAGCTTCGTGTCTTTGATATGGATACCAACACCCATCCCCGCGAGATTAAGAAGAGGCTTGGGGTTGTGCCGCAGGAGAATAATCCTGATCCGGACTTCTCAACATATGCCAATCTTGTCATCTATGCGAGGTATTTCGGGATTGCACCGGATGTGGCAGAGGGGCGCGCAGAAGAACTTCTCGAATTCATGCAGCTTGTGGAAAAACGGGACGCTCCTATCGAAACACTCTCCGGAGGGATGAAGCGGCGGCTCATCATTGCACGAGCGCTCATCAATGACCCTGAACTGTTAATCCTCGATGAGCCGACGATCGGACTCGATCCCCAGGCGCGCCATCTCATATGGGAGAAACTGCGCCATCTCAGAACACAGGGCTGCACCCTGGTGATGACAACACACTACCTGGATGAAGCCGAACGGCTCTGTGATCGCCTGGTGATCATGGATCATGGCAGGATACTGGTGGAAGGCACTCCTGAAGAACTTGTCAGGAGATATGCAGGATCGGATATCATTGAGGCTGGTGCAACGCCCGCTGTCTTCTCCTGTCTCGATGCAGCCAATGTCAGATACCAGGTATTTGGAGACATTGTCCAGGTGCATACCGGAGATATACAGGCGGTTGCACATATGCTCATGGAATCCTGCAGTCACGAACGGATCACCCTGCGGAGAGCAACGCTTGAGGATGTCTTTCTGAAGCTGACCGGGAGAACACTCAGGGAGTAAGATGATGGGATTTTTTGGTTTTTCAGCTATTTCACGGGGGGCGCTTGCTGTCTGGCGCCGGAACCTTGATGCGTTTATCAGGACATACCGCGTGAATTTTATTCCCCCGTTTGTCGAACCGGTGCTCTACCTTCTCGCTCTTGGCTATGGTGTCGGCGCACTTATCCAGGATATCGACGGTATCCCCTATCCTGTCTTTATTGCTCCCGCACTTGTCTCTATCTCGGTGATGTTCTCTGCCTTCTACGAATGCACGTATTCAAGTTATGTCAGGATGTATTACCAGAAGACATTTGACGCGATGGTGGCAACCCCGCTCTCAATTGAGGATGTGATCACAGGCGAGATCCTCTGGGGAGCAACCAGGGGAACGATCTATGCGGCACTCATGATACCGGTGCTCTATCTTTTTGGCGTGATCGATATGCCGACATCCCTTCTGCTGATACCATTTGCATTTCCAGCAGGTCTTCTCTTCGCAGCAATCGGACTCTGTTTCACCGCAGTCACACCGAGCATTGATGCACTGAACTACCCTGCCTTTCTCTTCATTACACCGATGTTCCTCTTCTCAGGAACGTTCTTCCCGATCTCCATTCTTCCGGAGACTGTTCAGTATTTTGCATTTCTCTTCCTCCCCCTTGCAAATACCGTCAATATCAACAGGGCGATAACAATGACGGAGTTCTCGCCTCTTGTCATCTTCAATATCATCTGGGTGCTTCTGGCAGCAGCTCTTGTCTTTAGTATCGCATTGAAGCTGATGAAGCGGAGACTGGAAGATTAAGGGCTCTTCTTTCTCTCTCTTTGAGAGAAGAGCCCGGGATGACCGGGGATATAAACGGGTGAACTGGCCAGTGTGATGGACTTCCCATCTTCAGATGAGCTGCTCGTTATTCTGAAAACCTGAGATAATAACAGGCCCCCAGTTCGAGTTTCTCACCCGGAGCGAGTTTTCTGAGGTTACTATCGGCATGCTCAAGGCAGACGTATGATCCACAGCAGCCGTATACCTGGGCTCCGATGGCATCCTCCCCGCATATGGAACACTTTTTTTGGGTCATTTTCTTCCCCTGGAACAACTGGTATGCAAACAGAAGGGTATAGTAGTATCCCACCCTGTCGTCTGTCAGATCATGCCTGTTCTCTCACGACCCATCTGAGTAAGGTTCTCAAGGCCCATGACTGATATTGATAGGTTTTTGTCTGCAGGCAGCTATTCATCTCTTGTTTACTGAAGTGCTATGAAATTGGTAGCAGATAGTCAAAATACCGACACACCGTCAAGATTAAAGCACAAGTTATATATATAAGTAAAACGGTATACAGTGTATGCTCTCGCCGGGGGAGATAAAAAAAGAGATCGAAGAACGCTTAAAGGCGTACCTCTCCAGAGACAAGTCTGGCATTCGGAAAGAACTGCTTACTCTCTTCATCCGTATCCGTTCACTTACCATATCAGAAATTCATGCCCGTCTCAACGAGAGGTTCAGTATCAGCATCAAAGCAGTCGCATCAATGGTTGGAATCATTGCATCAAGGATTGGTATTCTTCATGTTCGGCGAAATGCCGAAGGGACGAACAGCGTCTATGAAGTAAAGGAACAATACCTGGATGTGATGACCCGCATTGTTGCTGCGAGCTGATCTCAAACCTCCTTTTTTTTACCGAAGAACCGCTTCAATCAGAACCATTTTAATCAACCTCTTCCCATTAATCTGGTACATGATACACCCGTTTGGAGATGCAACCGGTACGCCGGATATCACCGTCACAGAAGATGTGCGCACATATATAAAAGATCGTGGATGTGACTTCCGTGTCTGTACGTCCTGTGGAGGACCGATACTTCTTCCGACCACCATAAAAAGGCCAAAATCAACAGATATATCTATTCCAGTCGGCGATTATACGCTTTATATCTCCCGTTACCAGGTGAAGTGGATCCAGACAATCAATATGCAGATGATCCCCCGGTATTTTGGCCAGGGGAGTTTTGATGAGTATTGAAGAGCTTGAACATACTGCTGATGTGAGGATACGAATCACAGCAGAAACCCGGGAAGAGCTGTTTGCACGTGCAAGCGAAGCGCTCTTTGGCATTCTCTATACCGGGGAGTGCATATCTGCTAACACCAGGAGCTTCCAGGTATCTGCAGACAGTGACGAGGATCTCCTCTGGGAGTTCCTCTCAGAACTTATTTACATCTCGGAGACGGAGTTCTTTGTTGTCTGCAAAACAGAGATCAGGTTTACTGAAGACGGGCTTTGTGCAAAAATCCATGGGGAACCATTCGTTACAGGCAGGCATGGTGGAGGGCGTGAGGTAAAAGGCATCTCCTATTCAGAGCTCTCAATAGAGAGCGTGGAAGATGGATTCTCTGCTTTGATTATCTTTGATGTATGAGGT
This window harbors:
- a CDS encoding 2-amino-3,7-dideoxy-D-threo-hept-6-ulosonate synthase codes for the protein MYGKDIRMERIMDRRSGKMIIVPLDHGVSQGPIPGLIDLCGTVDAVAEGGATAVLGHVGLALHGHRRSGEDIGLILHLSASTSLGPDPNNKVIVNSPTHALKMGADAVSVHVNIGADSEASMIHDLGRIAIECMEWGMPLLAMMYPRGRKIADENDVEYVKLAARVASELGADIVKTVYTGDPDSFREVTEGCSVPVVVAGGSKTDDAAMLDLIEGAMLGGAAGISIGRNVFQHPDPAAFLRAARMVLMEERSADEAREIVGIG
- a CDS encoding MFS transporter, giving the protein MVSTIGSFLTPLIGSMVVLALPQMAAEYSANAILVGWVPTIYILVTAMFLIPIGRISDIYGRKKVFLAGILIIALSSFCAPFSPSFPFLIACRALQGIGSACIFGTSVAIVSSAFRKEELGRALGINVTGVYAGLALGPLIGGLLTQYLGWRSIFFVMVPVCILITIIVCRFIHEEWIDPKSPQFDLPGSILYATLVFFGVTGITMITQPAGVIALFISLILLAVFIRHGMRTPFPVFDPRIFLQNRVFALSNTAALINYSSTFAISFLLSLYLQIVKGFSPQSAGLILIAQPLMQVLFSPWAGRLSDRYEPGIVASLGMGLNALGLFALSSITGETGILMLIMALLFIGSGMALFSSPNTNAVMRSVTPGEYGVASATMATMRQAGMAFSMGITLFLFTIYIGQAEIGPSEAAALVSAQQVAFWIYALLCIVGVLISLVRVRHP
- a CDS encoding ABC transporter ATP-binding protein, which produces MDVIQAASLEKRYGTLKAVDGISFSVKKGEIFGFLGPNGAGKTTAMKMIHCVSERTSGELRVFDMDTNTHPREIKKRLGVVPQENNPDPDFSTYANLVIYARYFGIAPDVAEGRAEELLEFMQLVEKRDAPIETLSGGMKRRLIIARALINDPELLILDEPTIGLDPQARHLIWEKLRHLRTQGCTLVMTTHYLDEAERLCDRLVIMDHGRILVEGTPEELVRRYAGSDIIEAGATPAVFSCLDAANVRYQVFGDIVQVHTGDIQAVAHMLMESCSHERITLRRATLEDVFLKLTGRTLRE
- a CDS encoding ABC transporter permease, with translation MMGFFGFSAISRGALAVWRRNLDAFIRTYRVNFIPPFVEPVLYLLALGYGVGALIQDIDGIPYPVFIAPALVSISVMFSAFYECTYSSYVRMYYQKTFDAMVATPLSIEDVITGEILWGATRGTIYAALMIPVLYLFGVIDMPTSLLLIPFAFPAGLLFAAIGLCFTAVTPSIDALNYPAFLFITPMFLFSGTFFPISILPETVQYFAFLFLPLANTVNINRAITMTEFSPLVIFNIIWVLLAAALVFSIALKLMKRRLED
- a CDS encoding DUF2551 domain-containing protein, translating into MLSPGEIKKEIEERLKAYLSRDKSGIRKELLTLFIRIRSLTISEIHARLNERFSISIKAVASMVGIIASRIGILHVRRNAEGTNSVYEVKEQYLDVMTRIVAAS
- a CDS encoding archease, which codes for MSIEELEHTADVRIRITAETREELFARASEALFGILYTGECISANTRSFQVSADSDEDLLWEFLSELIYISETEFFVVCKTEIRFTEDGLCAKIHGEPFVTGRHGGGREVKGISYSELSIESVEDGFSALIIFDV